In Phlebotomus papatasi isolate M1 chromosome 1, Ppap_2.1, whole genome shotgun sequence, the following proteins share a genomic window:
- the LOC129800000 gene encoding oxysterol-binding protein 1 isoform X1, with the protein MEKALPSAQAEPEMKGWLLKWTNYLKGYQRRWFVLSNGVLSYYRAEHGTGPNMGGRSAGGKLSIRRRRKGPRQENQAEMSHTCRGTISLHGALIHTVDSCTFVISNGGTQTFHIKAANEVERQSWVTALELAKAKAIRTMESEEEEEDNNALAIPSEELNVVIRDLTARLENLKTCYDLISKHGSALQRALADLENGDDLANKTKVVNERATLFRISANAMKNACSEYLQTAQSQGHKWSKMLQHERDQRQHLEEMVEQLARQHSHLEQAAHRHRPNVATSATSDDEDNEFYDAQEEGASTNNSQEDSSFILKIPMAHRRGSNDATGSSSEGEEGNSETQQVLVVTEKTKENSLDAVDRVSNASQSMSLVSTPKAIRKRRTRVPDKPNYPLNLWSIMKNCIGKELSKIPMPVNFNEPLSMLQRLTEDYEYADLLDKAAQCEDPCEQLAYVAAFTISSYSTTSNRTGKPFNPLLGETYECDRLDDLGWRCVAEQVSHHPPMAAIHCEGKGWSCWQEFTMTTKFRGKYLQVIPLGVAHVDFSATGNRYSWRKVTTTVHNIIVGKLWVDHHGDMDIVGENSATGIKCHLKYIPYSYFTRDTQRRVKGVVMNADGQVKWVLNGTWDNKIEIAPVISTNGTKDSPIYKTGNYKTIWSRRLPPLDSDKYYSFTTLACQLNEWEEDVAPTDSRRRPDQRLMEEGKWDDSNSEKVRLEEAQRLRRREREAEAESAASEGRPYPPYEPVWFTKLKEEGNDTLFHVYKGNYWECKNKQDWSKCPSIF; encoded by the exons ATGGAAAAAGCACTGCCTTCCGCCCAAGCAGAGCCTGAAATGAAAGGCTGGCTGCTCAAGTGGACAAATTATTTGAAAGGATATCAGCGACGATGGTTTGTGCTGTCCAATGGTGTTTTATCATACTACAG GGCTGAACATGGAACCGGACCTAATATGGGCGGTCGGAGTGCCGGGGGCAAATTATCAATCAGACGTCGGCGAAAGGGCCCCCGACAGGA GAATCAAGCTGAAATGTCCCACACATGTCGTGGAACAATATCCCTGCATGGGGCTCTAATTCATACTGTGGACTCCTGCACGTTTGTTATATCCAATGGAGGCACTCAGACATTTCACATTAAGGCCGCCAATGAAGTGGAGCGTCAATCATGGGTAACAGCTCTTGAATTGGCCAAAGCCAAAGCCAT AAGAACTATGGAGAGTGAAGAGGAAGAGGAGGACAACAACGCATTAGCAATTCCAAGTGAGGAGTTAAATGTGGTCATTCGTGATTTGACTGCCAG ACTTGAGAACCTCAAAACTTGCTACGATCTCATTTCGAAGCACGGTTCAGCTCTCCAGAGAGCACTGGCTGATCTTGAGAATGGTGATGATTTGGCCAATAAGACAAAAGTTGTCAACGAAAGGGCTACACTTTTCCGGATATCTGCtaatgcaatgaaaaat GCTTGTTCGGAATATTTGCAGACAGCCCAGAGTCAGGGTCATAAATGGTCCAAAATGCTGCAACATGAACGTGATCAGAGGCAACATTTGGAGGAGATGGTGGAGCAATTGGCCAGACAACATTCGCATCTGGAACAGGCAGCTCATCGTCATCGACCAA ATGTGGCCACATCAGCAACGTCCGACGATGAAGACAATGAATTTTACGATGCACAAGAGGAGGGTGCTTCAACAAATAATTCCCAAGAAGATAGTTCATTCATACTGAAGATACCAATGGCACATCGAAGGGGATCAAATGATGCCACTGGAAGCTCTTCGGAGGGTGAAGAGGGCAACAGTGAGACACAACAG GTGTTGGTGGTGACGGAGAAAACAAAAGAGAATTCATTGGATGCCGTTGATCGTGTATCAAATGCATCACAGTCAATGTCACTAGTTTCAACACCGAAGGCAATTAGAAAGAGACGTACACGCGTTCCGGACAAACCCAATTATCCACTCAATTTGTGGTCAATTATGAAAAATTGCATTGGGAAGGAACTGTCCAAGATACCCATGCCCGTGAACTTCAATGAACCCCTATCGATGCTACAGCGACTGACAGAAGACTATGAGTATGCTGATTTGTTGGATAAGGCGGCACAGTGTGAGGATCCATGTGAACAATTGGCTTATGTGGCAGCATTCACAATTTCTAGCTATTCCACTACAAGCAATCGAACTGGGAAGCCCTTCAATCCCTTACTTGGTGAGACATATGAGTGTGACCGTTTGGATGATTTGGGTTGGAGGTGTGTGGCAGAACAAGTGTCACATCATCCACCCATGGCGGCAATTCACTGCGAAGGTAAGGGTTGGAGTTGTTGGCAAGAATTCACAATGACGACAAAATTCCGAGGGAAATATCTTCAAGTGATACCCCTTGGAGTGGCTCATGTGGACTTCAGTGCAACAGGAAATCGCTATTCGTGGAGAAAG gtcACAACCACCGTCCATAATATAATTGTGGGCAAACTGTGGGTGGATCATCATGGAGATATGGATATTGTGGGAGAAAACAGTGCCACAGGGATAAAATGCCATTTGAAATATATTCCCTATTCATACTTTACACGTGACACCCAGAGACGCGTCAAAGGGGTTGTGATGAATGCAGATGGTCAGGTGAAGTGGGTGTTGAATGGTACGTGggacaataaaattgaaatagctCCCGTGATATCGACCAATGGCACCAAAGACAGTCCAATTTACAAAACGGGCAATTACAAAACCATCTGGTCGAGACGTCTGCCCCCCTTGGATAGTGATAA gtatTATAGTTTCACAACGCTAGCGTGTCAATTGAATGAATGGGAGGAAGATGTGGCGCCAACGGACTCACGAAGGAGACCCGATCAGAGACTCATGGAGGAGGGAAAATGGGATGATAGCAACTCGGAAAAAGTCAG ACTCGAAGAAGCACAACGATTGCGCCGAAGAGAACGGGAAGCAGAGGCAGAGAGTGCAGCTTCAGAAGGACGTCCATATCCACCTTATGAACCTGTTTGGTTCACAAAGCTTAAGGAAGAGGGGAATGATACATTGTTTCATGTGTACAAAGGAAACTACTGGGAGTGCAAAAACAAGCAAGACTGGTCAAAGTGTCCTAGTATCTTCTGA
- the LOC129800000 gene encoding oxysterol-binding protein 1 isoform X2, giving the protein MEKALPSAQAEPEMKGWLLKWTNYLKGYQRRWFVLSNGVLSYYRNQAEMSHTCRGTISLHGALIHTVDSCTFVISNGGTQTFHIKAANEVERQSWVTALELAKAKAIRTMESEEEEEDNNALAIPSEELNVVIRDLTARLENLKTCYDLISKHGSALQRALADLENGDDLANKTKVVNERATLFRISANAMKNACSEYLQTAQSQGHKWSKMLQHERDQRQHLEEMVEQLARQHSHLEQAAHRHRPNVATSATSDDEDNEFYDAQEEGASTNNSQEDSSFILKIPMAHRRGSNDATGSSSEGEEGNSETQQVLVVTEKTKENSLDAVDRVSNASQSMSLVSTPKAIRKRRTRVPDKPNYPLNLWSIMKNCIGKELSKIPMPVNFNEPLSMLQRLTEDYEYADLLDKAAQCEDPCEQLAYVAAFTISSYSTTSNRTGKPFNPLLGETYECDRLDDLGWRCVAEQVSHHPPMAAIHCEGKGWSCWQEFTMTTKFRGKYLQVIPLGVAHVDFSATGNRYSWRKVTTTVHNIIVGKLWVDHHGDMDIVGENSATGIKCHLKYIPYSYFTRDTQRRVKGVVMNADGQVKWVLNGTWDNKIEIAPVISTNGTKDSPIYKTGNYKTIWSRRLPPLDSDKYYSFTTLACQLNEWEEDVAPTDSRRRPDQRLMEEGKWDDSNSEKVRLEEAQRLRRREREAEAESAASEGRPYPPYEPVWFTKLKEEGNDTLFHVYKGNYWECKNKQDWSKCPSIF; this is encoded by the exons ATGGAAAAAGCACTGCCTTCCGCCCAAGCAGAGCCTGAAATGAAAGGCTGGCTGCTCAAGTGGACAAATTATTTGAAAGGATATCAGCGACGATGGTTTGTGCTGTCCAATGGTGTTTTATCATACTACAG GAATCAAGCTGAAATGTCCCACACATGTCGTGGAACAATATCCCTGCATGGGGCTCTAATTCATACTGTGGACTCCTGCACGTTTGTTATATCCAATGGAGGCACTCAGACATTTCACATTAAGGCCGCCAATGAAGTGGAGCGTCAATCATGGGTAACAGCTCTTGAATTGGCCAAAGCCAAAGCCAT AAGAACTATGGAGAGTGAAGAGGAAGAGGAGGACAACAACGCATTAGCAATTCCAAGTGAGGAGTTAAATGTGGTCATTCGTGATTTGACTGCCAG ACTTGAGAACCTCAAAACTTGCTACGATCTCATTTCGAAGCACGGTTCAGCTCTCCAGAGAGCACTGGCTGATCTTGAGAATGGTGATGATTTGGCCAATAAGACAAAAGTTGTCAACGAAAGGGCTACACTTTTCCGGATATCTGCtaatgcaatgaaaaat GCTTGTTCGGAATATTTGCAGACAGCCCAGAGTCAGGGTCATAAATGGTCCAAAATGCTGCAACATGAACGTGATCAGAGGCAACATTTGGAGGAGATGGTGGAGCAATTGGCCAGACAACATTCGCATCTGGAACAGGCAGCTCATCGTCATCGACCAA ATGTGGCCACATCAGCAACGTCCGACGATGAAGACAATGAATTTTACGATGCACAAGAGGAGGGTGCTTCAACAAATAATTCCCAAGAAGATAGTTCATTCATACTGAAGATACCAATGGCACATCGAAGGGGATCAAATGATGCCACTGGAAGCTCTTCGGAGGGTGAAGAGGGCAACAGTGAGACACAACAG GTGTTGGTGGTGACGGAGAAAACAAAAGAGAATTCATTGGATGCCGTTGATCGTGTATCAAATGCATCACAGTCAATGTCACTAGTTTCAACACCGAAGGCAATTAGAAAGAGACGTACACGCGTTCCGGACAAACCCAATTATCCACTCAATTTGTGGTCAATTATGAAAAATTGCATTGGGAAGGAACTGTCCAAGATACCCATGCCCGTGAACTTCAATGAACCCCTATCGATGCTACAGCGACTGACAGAAGACTATGAGTATGCTGATTTGTTGGATAAGGCGGCACAGTGTGAGGATCCATGTGAACAATTGGCTTATGTGGCAGCATTCACAATTTCTAGCTATTCCACTACAAGCAATCGAACTGGGAAGCCCTTCAATCCCTTACTTGGTGAGACATATGAGTGTGACCGTTTGGATGATTTGGGTTGGAGGTGTGTGGCAGAACAAGTGTCACATCATCCACCCATGGCGGCAATTCACTGCGAAGGTAAGGGTTGGAGTTGTTGGCAAGAATTCACAATGACGACAAAATTCCGAGGGAAATATCTTCAAGTGATACCCCTTGGAGTGGCTCATGTGGACTTCAGTGCAACAGGAAATCGCTATTCGTGGAGAAAG gtcACAACCACCGTCCATAATATAATTGTGGGCAAACTGTGGGTGGATCATCATGGAGATATGGATATTGTGGGAGAAAACAGTGCCACAGGGATAAAATGCCATTTGAAATATATTCCCTATTCATACTTTACACGTGACACCCAGAGACGCGTCAAAGGGGTTGTGATGAATGCAGATGGTCAGGTGAAGTGGGTGTTGAATGGTACGTGggacaataaaattgaaatagctCCCGTGATATCGACCAATGGCACCAAAGACAGTCCAATTTACAAAACGGGCAATTACAAAACCATCTGGTCGAGACGTCTGCCCCCCTTGGATAGTGATAA gtatTATAGTTTCACAACGCTAGCGTGTCAATTGAATGAATGGGAGGAAGATGTGGCGCCAACGGACTCACGAAGGAGACCCGATCAGAGACTCATGGAGGAGGGAAAATGGGATGATAGCAACTCGGAAAAAGTCAG ACTCGAAGAAGCACAACGATTGCGCCGAAGAGAACGGGAAGCAGAGGCAGAGAGTGCAGCTTCAGAAGGACGTCCATATCCACCTTATGAACCTGTTTGGTTCACAAAGCTTAAGGAAGAGGGGAATGATACATTGTTTCATGTGTACAAAGGAAACTACTGGGAGTGCAAAAACAAGCAAGACTGGTCAAAGTGTCCTAGTATCTTCTGA
- the LOC129800136 gene encoding uncharacterized protein LOC129800136, producing MMDGDKYQFSTIDVDYIKCWVNRIFVAENDYQYFTEYSPELIALPPDIVALIVNLCTKLHLSTDIEFSCFDTFDLYFCCNFDLMQRRMTMMVNRGQVKGELGWIVVKEEFLASFERSVLSIVSLVTKFFSGKSHATSMLEKLWQKLEHPEGSSVTLADKELEVLKVLHYKIRKSQALESIEIFLMMCIQPYLPSRVQDVLFLSIKILRIVYLNRTSIYSVLKPLLKASKNFQVIQTDKVLMGASVVVTSLRFLNVPGYIEEKIQKSISNLSKLMVNDIKVLSKEMYRFAKSVFNENSNN from the exons ATGATGGATGGGGACAAGTATCAATTTTCTACAATAGATGTGGATTATATAAAATGTTGGGTGAATCGAATTTTTGTGGCTGAAAATGATTATCAATATTTCACGGAATATTCACCGGAACTCATTGCATTGCCACCTGACATTGTTGCTCTCATTGTGAATTTGTGCACAAAATTGCACCTCAGCACtgatattgaattttcctgCTTTGACACATTTGATTTGTACTTTTGCTGCAACTTTGACCTTATGCAGAGGCGAATGACCATGATGGTGAATAGGGGACAAGTGAAGGGAGAATTGGGATGGATTGTTGTGAAGGAGGAATTTCTTGCGTCTTTTGAGAGGAGTGTCCTCTCTATAGTTTCACTGGTGACTAAATTCTTCAGTGGAAAATCACATGCCACATCAATGTTGGAGAAATTGTGGCAAAAACTAGAACATCCGGAGGGTAGTTCAGTGACGTTGGCTGATAAAGAGTTGGAAGTGCTGAAAGTTCTTCACTATAAG ATACGAAAATCCCAAGCTTTGGAATCAATcgaaatttttctgatgatGTGTATTCAACCATATCTACCATCACGCGTGCAAGATGTTCTGTTTCTCTCAATCAAAATTCTCAGGATTGTATATTTAAATCGGACCAGCATCTATAGCGT ATTGAAGCCATTGCTGaaggcatcaaaaaattttcaagTCATTCAGACAGATAAAGTCCTTATGGGAGCTTCTGTTGTAGTTACTTCATTGAGATTCCTTAACGTTCCTGGGTACATTGAGGAGAAAATACAGAAGTCTATCTCAAATTTGAGCAAACTCATGGTCAATGATATTAAGGTGTTGAGTAAAGAAATGTATCGATTTGCAAAATctgttttcaatgaaaattccaataattga